A single genomic interval of Eurosta solidaginis isolate ZX-2024a chromosome 3, ASM4086904v1, whole genome shotgun sequence harbors:
- the Opbp gene encoding zinc finger protein 678: MAANGYIKSESVARHDVYDNFVGNSVEPHAEYFTYEDEDTEALIEYVEDDEVANNNEVVQPIKTHTLSVKERNTTEGIQEVYRCLECAIDFATVEDFTKVHRVIQKKEKLTLQAYSEDNGIDAEVECEQFNNQPKMLKQETGRCMEIKDDITKDENVGNIDEENGQEYSEMEEYIAECENITSEIKQFTTESNDLAKEAMVTNSGTFSNGDEDDDGEKYFCCDCQLIFGDLRSAEQHICSAINTGVIKNESASEEHFADPPGEEFIKLENLEEKQIGERLNMKADPTDLQYRCLQCSKRFNTLPDLQIHCRSHKTQQQKKLAKSNARIVVETESTTCPVCNTTFSSYKNLKLHMKIHKEQQLRPIEQALPAGAKQQYTDMNKFFCEICNKSFEQHLLGIHKNMHQQTKEYNCDICNRQLVNKISYEMHMQMHADKRVNSRQAQRKFVANNDDNSQGHKRFPCQYCGRSFQRPYEKVRHERIHTGEKPHACEVCGKKFRVPYSLTLHLRMHTDIRPYVCTTCNKRFKSKTVYVHHLRTHEPERSYKCEVCAKGFRTSVQLAAHRNIHLKPYSCPVCSRPFASLYYVKVHMKMHNKQNRTGDATKYSCYICGAVYARLPALRIHLKDLHLVDMDTRKQLQLPGDEIIKDKNSNSLSGDLEEVYDEEEKHEQNIENDEEEEHEVDHEAAVLIAAATEADCAAYIEAATTRSSNTTTPNISSMGLHSMQYEVTLEHDELIVDNYQTEEVVTDDWLAK, translated from the exons ATGGCAG CCAACGGTTATATAAAAAGTGAAAGTGTTGCACGGCATGATGTTTATGATAACTTCGTGGGTAATAGCGTGGAGCCACACGCTGAATATTTTACATATGAAGATGAAGATACTGAAGCTTTGATTGAATATGTCGAGGATGATGAAGTTGCTAATAACAATGAGGTGGTACAACCAATTAAGACGCATACACTCTCAGTAAAAGAACGAAACACTACTGAAGGCATTCAAGAAGTTTATCGCTGTTTAGAATGTGCCATAGATTTTGCTACAGTTGAAGATTTCACAAAAGTGCATAGGgtaatacaaaaaaaggaaaagcTTACTCTCCAAGCATATTCAGAAGACAATGGGATCGATGCAGAGGTCGAATGTGAGCAGTTTAATAATCAGCCAAAAATGTTAAAGCAGGAAACAGGAAGATGTATGGAAATAAAAGATGATATTACTAAAGATGAAAATGTTGGAAATATCGATGAGGAGAATGGTCAAGAATATAGTGAGATGGAAGAGTATATTGCTGAATGTGAAAATATTACAAGCGAAATCAAGCAATTTACTACTGAATCAAACGATCTTGCTAAGGAG GCAATGGTTACGAACTCAGGGACTTTTAGTAATGGTGATGAGGACGATGATGGCGAGAAGTATTTTTGTTGTGATTGCCAATTGATATTCGGTGATCTGAGAAGTGCAGAACAGCATATTTGTAGCGCAATCAACACTGGCGTTATTAAGAATGAAAGTGCCTCAGAGGAACATTTTGCAGATCCACCAGGAGAAGAGTTTATTAAGCTAGAAAACCTTGAAGAAAAACAGATAGGAGAAAGACTAAACATGAAAGCTGATCCAACTGATTTGCAATATCGTTGCCTACAATGCAGTAAAAGATTTAATACTTTGCCAGATTTGCAAATACATTGTCGCAGTcacaaaacacaacaacaaaagaaaTTGGCGAAAAGTAATGCACGGATCGTAGTAGAAACTGAAAGTACTACCTGTCCAGTTTGCAATACCACATTTAGTTCATATAAAAATCTTAA ACTGCACATGAAAATTCATAAAGAGCAACAATTACGCCCAATAGAGCAAGCGCTGCCCGCTGGCGCCAAACAACAATACACCGATATGAATAAGTTCTTTTGTGAGATTTGTAACAAAAG CTTTGAGCAACATTTACTAGGTATCCACAAGAATATGCATCAACAGACAAAAGAGTATAATTGTGATATATGCAATCGACAACTTGTGAATAAAATTAGCTACGAAATGCATATGCAAATGCATGCTGATAAAAGGGTAAACTCACGTCAAGCTCAAAGGAAGTTCGTAGCGAATAACGATGACAACTCACAAGGACATAAACGCTTTCCGTGCCAGTATTGTGGACGAAGTTTTCAAAGACCATATGAAAAAGTACGACATGAGCGTATTCATACTGGTGAGAAACCACACGCTTGTGAAGTATGTGGCAAAAAATTTCGAGTGCCATATTCGTTAACATTGCATTTGCGCATGCATACCGATATACGTCCCTACGTGTGTACGACTTGTAATAAACG GTTCAAATCAAAAACTGTATACGTGCATCATTTACGTACTCACGAACCAGAACGTTCTTACAAATGTGAAGTTTGTGCAAAAGGTTTTCGCACTTCGGTACAACTCGCAGCTCATCGAAATATTCATTTGAAACCATATAGTTGTCCCGTATGCAGTCGGCCGTTTGCTTCATTGTACTATGTGAAAGTGCATATGAAAATGCACAATAAACAAAATCGCACAGGTGACGCAACTAAATACAGTTGTTATATTTGTGGCGCTGTGTATGCGCGCCTCCCTGCATTACGTATACATTTGAAGGACTTGCATTTAGTAGATATGGATACAAGGAAGCAATTGCAGTTACCCGGCGATGAAATTATAAAAGACAAAAACTCGAATTCGTTATCTGGAGATTTGGAAGAAGTCTATGATGAGGAAGAGAAACATGAACAGAATATAGAGAATGATGAAGAAGAGGAGCATGAAGTAGATCACGAGGCAGCTGTACTTATAGCTGCCGCAACCGAAGCTGATTGCGCAGCTTACATAGAAGCTGCAACAACACGATCTTCAAATACCACAACGCCAAATATAAGCAGTATGGGACTACATTCAATGCAATATGAAGTTACCTTAGAACATGATGAG CTGATTGTGGACAATTACCAAACTGAGGAAGTTGTGACAGATGATTGGCTAGCTAAATAA
- the ana2 gene encoding uncharacterized protein ana2: MFQLETEDMLPRSAPKPSVPLDLNTAAIVRPTVPEVSILFGAQQAETANSLPTTTAHQPNQQTYAAWKKQVLPKVTFPPAGSEVYSINGHVVSAASVTSEPSTTSSNEPTAIGNTQATTNLYPLRPVTASVSPQPSYVHSNANTYVSCQPTTHLQEYRRSIGQALYIQPNTQENIQRRTITHEYAQAPTSDRDVLTICAGTQTDPTLLIDSPTKINSTHLANMATKEELQRVLVLLGEMRMEQMRLIETLLAQQQSNTAQRTVSYHDVSTQYATADYCIYHEKQNQFPQVDYEGMEGYNRMPTAHDRYQPIKEMNAYILDSPQQPAAQSTAYHPLAPRATNAPTKSNLMVVHNKANTEKSMLMNELAMKYLPNEQLNELLHELNIVPAVTQRPSTPLRPIENIERRPSDISNASYKYLKKYRLLPEEHDKAKEELTPSNSPLAQIATQQPHQLDKSPYQHKATPPQKPHMVDLENIRRQPKLI; the protein is encoded by the coding sequence ATGTTTCAACTAGAAACTGAGGATATGCTACCACGCAGCGCGCCCAAGCCCAGCGTTCCACTGGATTTGAATACAGCTGCTATAGTGCGACCCACCGTGCCGGAAGTCTCAATATTATTTGGCGCCCAGCAAGCCGAAACTGCAAATTCATTACCGACCACCACGGCACATCAGCCAAACCAACAAACATATGCAGCGTGGAAGAAGCAAGTGCTTCCGAAAGTGACATTTCCTCCAGCAGGATCGGAAGTATACAGCATTAATGGTCATGTAGTTAGTGCTGCAAGTGTGACTTCTGAACCCAGTACAACGTCTAGCAATGAACCCACAGCTATTGGGAAtacacaagcaacaacaaatttaTATCCCCTCCGCCCTGTTACCGCAAGTGTATCCCCTCAGCCATCGTATGTCCATTCAAATGCCAATACTTATGTGAGCTGCCAACCAACTACACATTTGCAAGAATATCGTCGAAGTATAGGTCAAGCCCTTTATATACAACCAAATACTCAAGAAAATATACAACGTCGAACGATAACACATGAATACGCACAAGCGCCAACCTCAGACAGGGATGTGCTTACTATTTGCGCAGGCACACAAACAGATCCTACATTGCTTATAGACTCGCCAACTAAAATAAACTCTACGCATTTAGCAAATATGGCAACAAAAGAAGAACTTCAGCGTGTATTAGTTTTATTAGGTGAGATGAGAATGGAACAAATGCGTCTGATAGAAACGCTGTTAGCTCAGCAACAGTCGAATACAGCCCAACGGACTGTGTCGTACCATGATGTAAGTACTCAGTACGCTACTGCGGATTATTGTATATATCacgaaaaacaaaatcaattcccACAAGTTGATTATGAGGGCATGGAAGGGTATAATAGAATGCCTACAGCACATGATCGTTATCAACCGATTAAAGAGATGAATGCCTATATTTTAGATTCACCACAGCAACCAGCAGCACAATCCACTGCTTATCACCCGCTTGCACCACGAGCTACCAATGCCCCAACCAAAAGTAATCTGATGGTAGTTCATAATAAAGCAAACACCGAAAAGAGTATGCTTATGAATGAGCTGGCAATGAAATATCTACCTAATGAGCAGTTGAACGAACTACTACACGAATTAAATATTGTACCAGCTGTAACACAACGTCCATCTACGCCTTTGAGACCTATAGAAAATATTGAAAGGCGACCGAGTGATATATCAAATGCGTCCTATAAATATCTGAAGAAATATCGTCTGTTACCAGAAGAACATGATAAAGCAAAGGAAGAGTTAACGCCATCTAACTCACCCCTGGCACAAATCGCAACCCAACAACCCCATCAACTAGATAAATCACCATATCAACATAAAGCAACTCCACCACAGAAGCCGCATATGGTCGATTTGGAAAATATTAGGCGGCAACCAAAACTTATTTAA